The following are encoded in a window of Streptomyces sp. Go-475 genomic DNA:
- a CDS encoding MetQ/NlpA family ABC transporter substrate-binding protein, with amino-acid sequence MRNTAKITTAALAAGALTLGLSACGAGKDASDTSGPLIVAASPVPHGEILNYVKDNLAKKEGLDLEVREFTDYTSQNPATQDGSVDANYFQNKPYLDDYNKKNGTDIVPVVTVHLEPLGLYSHKVKKADDLKSGATVAIPNDTVNEARALKLLAANGLITLKAGVGNEATPSDITKNPKNLTFKELEAAQTPRSLDDVDAAVVNGNYAIESDLKPSKDALVLESPKNNPYGNFLAVKKGNEDDPRVKKLAKLLTSPEVKKFIQDKYAGSVLPSF; translated from the coding sequence GTGCGTAACACCGCCAAGATCACCACCGCCGCCCTCGCCGCCGGAGCCCTCACCCTCGGGCTCAGCGCCTGCGGCGCCGGCAAGGACGCCTCCGACACCTCCGGCCCGCTGATCGTCGCCGCCAGCCCCGTCCCGCACGGCGAGATCCTCAACTACGTCAAGGACAACCTGGCGAAGAAGGAGGGCCTCGACCTGGAGGTCAGGGAGTTCACCGACTACACGTCGCAGAACCCCGCGACGCAGGACGGCTCCGTAGACGCCAACTACTTCCAGAACAAGCCGTACCTCGACGACTACAACAAGAAGAACGGCACCGACATCGTGCCCGTCGTCACGGTCCACCTGGAGCCGCTCGGCCTCTACTCCCACAAGGTCAAGAAGGCCGACGACCTGAAGAGCGGTGCGACCGTCGCCATCCCCAACGACACCGTCAACGAGGCCCGCGCCCTCAAGCTCCTCGCCGCCAACGGGCTCATCACCCTCAAGGCGGGCGTCGGCAACGAGGCGACCCCCTCCGACATCACCAAGAACCCCAAGAACCTCACGTTCAAGGAGCTCGAGGCGGCCCAGACCCCGCGCTCCCTCGACGACGTGGACGCCGCCGTCGTCAACGGCAACTACGCCATCGAGTCCGACCTCAAGCCGTCGAAGGACGCCCTCGTCCTGGAGTCCCCGAAGAACAACCCGTACGGCAACTTCCTCGCCGTGAAGAAGGGCAACGAGGACGACCCGCGCGTGAAGAAGCTCGCCAAGCTCCTCACCTCGCCCGAGGTGAAGAAGTTCATCCAGGACAAGTACGCCGGCTCCGTGCTCCCCTCCTTCTGA
- a CDS encoding methionine ABC transporter permease: protein MTWSEMRPLLEQACWDTLYMVGWSTLIAVAGGLPLGILLVLTDRGGLLQNLAANKVIGQIVNIARSLPFIILMVALMTFTRWITGTTIGREAAIVPLAVGAIPFFARLVETAVREVDHGLVEAVQAMGGNTWTVVRKVLVPESLPSLISSTTTTIVALIGYSAMAGTVGAGGLGDIAIRYGYQRFETGLMWITVAILAVVISLIQFAGDYAARSLHRRGAHSGPAPKLRLLKAAS from the coding sequence GTGACCTGGTCCGAGATGCGGCCGCTGCTGGAACAGGCGTGTTGGGACACGCTCTACATGGTCGGCTGGTCCACGCTCATCGCCGTCGCCGGCGGGCTCCCGCTCGGCATCCTGCTGGTCCTCACCGACCGCGGCGGCCTGCTGCAGAACCTCGCCGCCAACAAGGTCATCGGGCAGATCGTGAACATCGCCCGCTCCCTGCCGTTCATCATCCTGATGGTCGCGCTGATGACCTTCACCCGCTGGATCACGGGCACGACCATCGGCCGCGAGGCCGCCATCGTGCCGCTCGCCGTCGGCGCCATCCCGTTCTTCGCGCGCCTGGTCGAGACGGCCGTCCGCGAAGTGGACCACGGGCTCGTCGAGGCCGTGCAGGCCATGGGCGGCAACACCTGGACCGTCGTCCGCAAGGTGCTCGTCCCCGAGTCGCTGCCCTCACTGATCTCCAGCACCACCACCACGATCGTCGCCCTCATCGGCTACTCGGCCATGGCGGGCACGGTCGGCGCCGGCGGCCTCGGCGACATCGCCATCCGCTACGGCTACCAGCGCTTCGAGACCGGGCTGATGTGGATCACCGTCGCGATCCTCGCCGTCGTCATCTCCCTCATCCAGTTCGCCGGCGACTACGCGGCCCGCTCCCTGCACCGCCGCGGCGCCCACTCCGGACCCGCCCCCAAGCTGCGGCTGCTCAAAGCCGCCTCCTGA
- a CDS encoding ATP-binding cassette domain-containing protein has product MITTTGLTKVYRARGREVTALDGVDLHVREGEVYGVIGQSGAGKSSLIRCVNLLERPTSGTVSVAGQDLTALAGRGPRAGKELRRARSRIGMVFQHFNLLSSRTVQDNVELPLEILGKSGQERSRKALELLDLVGLADKAGAYPAQLSGGQKQRVGIARALAGDPKVLLSDEATSALDPETTRSILALLRDLNRQLGLTVLLITHEMDVVKSVCDSAALMENGRIVESGTVSELLATPGSELAAALFPLDGEASGEDRTVVDVTFQGESATQPVISQLARTYNIDISILGAAIDTVGGLQVGRMRIELPGRYEDNVVPVGFLREKGLQIDVPGHESALVKEGAK; this is encoded by the coding sequence GTGATCACCACAACGGGCCTGACCAAGGTCTACCGTGCACGCGGCCGCGAGGTCACCGCCCTGGACGGCGTCGACCTGCACGTCCGCGAAGGCGAGGTGTACGGCGTCATCGGCCAGTCCGGCGCCGGCAAGTCCTCCCTCATCCGCTGCGTCAACCTGCTCGAACGCCCCACCTCCGGCACCGTGAGCGTCGCCGGGCAGGACCTCACCGCCCTGGCCGGGCGCGGCCCGCGCGCCGGAAAGGAACTGCGCCGGGCGCGCAGCCGCATCGGCATGGTCTTCCAGCACTTCAACCTGCTGTCCTCCCGCACCGTCCAGGACAACGTCGAACTCCCGCTGGAGATCCTCGGCAAGTCCGGGCAGGAACGTTCCCGCAAGGCCCTGGAACTCCTCGACCTGGTCGGCCTCGCCGACAAGGCGGGGGCCTACCCGGCGCAGCTCTCCGGCGGCCAGAAGCAGCGCGTCGGCATCGCCCGCGCCCTCGCCGGCGACCCCAAGGTGCTGCTCTCCGACGAGGCCACCAGCGCCCTCGACCCGGAGACCACCCGCTCGATCCTGGCACTGCTGCGCGACCTCAACCGGCAGCTCGGTCTGACGGTCCTGCTCATCACGCACGAGATGGACGTCGTGAAGTCGGTCTGCGACTCCGCCGCGCTCATGGAGAACGGCCGCATCGTCGAGTCCGGCACCGTCAGCGAACTCCTGGCCACCCCCGGCTCGGAACTGGCCGCCGCGCTGTTCCCGCTCGACGGCGAGGCCTCCGGCGAGGACCGCACCGTCGTCGACGTCACCTTCCAGGGCGAGAGCGCCACCCAGCCCGTCATCTCGCAGCTCGCCCGCACCTACAACATCGACATCTCGATCCTCGGCGCCGCCATCGACACCGTCGGCGGCCTCCAGGTCGGCCGGATGCGCATCGAACTGCCCGGCCGCTACGAGGACAACGTCGTGCCGGTCGGCTTCCTGCGCGAGAAGGGCCTGCAGATCGACGTCCCGGGCCATGAGTCCGCGCTGGTGAAGGAGGGTGCCAAGTGA
- a CDS encoding HAD-IA family hydrolase: protein MKIHAQALLFDNDGTLVSSLASVDRCWTRWAAEYGITAEEFARVELHGRPAAEIAADLLPAHVVPEAVARIEDLEVEDVPNGGVHLLPGTRSFLDALPAERWAVVTSATRRLAEARLDAVGILPKTLVAADDITRGKPDPEPYLLAARTLGVDPARCVVFEDAPAGLAAGRAAGMTTVALTTTHQAHELHADLVVEDLSALSALVTEQGLEISLRG, encoded by the coding sequence ATGAAGATCCACGCGCAGGCCCTGCTGTTCGACAACGACGGAACCCTCGTCTCCTCCCTCGCCTCGGTGGACCGCTGCTGGACGCGGTGGGCCGCGGAGTACGGGATCACCGCCGAGGAGTTCGCCCGGGTCGAGCTGCACGGCCGGCCGGCCGCCGAGATAGCCGCCGACCTGCTGCCCGCCCACGTCGTGCCGGAGGCCGTCGCGCGGATCGAGGACCTGGAGGTCGAGGACGTGCCCAACGGCGGGGTGCACCTGCTGCCGGGGACCCGCTCCTTCCTCGACGCCCTGCCCGCCGAGCGCTGGGCCGTCGTCACCTCCGCCACCCGGCGGCTCGCCGAGGCCCGGCTCGACGCCGTCGGCATCCTGCCCAAGACGCTCGTCGCCGCCGACGACATCACCCGCGGCAAGCCCGATCCCGAGCCCTACCTGCTCGCCGCCCGCACCCTCGGCGTCGACCCCGCCCGCTGCGTGGTCTTCGAGGACGCCCCCGCCGGCCTCGCGGCCGGTCGCGCCGCCGGCATGACCACCGTGGCGTTGACCACAACCCACCAGGCCCACGAACTCCACGCCGATCTGGTCGTCGAGGACCTGTCGGCCCTGTCCGCACTGGTCACCGAGCAGGGTCTGGAGATCTCCCTCCGCGGCTGA
- a CDS encoding GNAT family N-acetyltransferase yields MGMSVTISAATEQDAEQIFRLQYLCFQTEAALYGNYRIDPLVQTLDSVREEVARDCVFVARLGEEVVGSVRGSVTEDGAAAIGKLCVHPRLQGHGIGARLLRAAESALADQHGATRFRLHTGHRSEGNLRLYRKVGYETVGTSQGADGIPMIVLEKPAGTYAATA; encoded by the coding sequence ATGGGCATGAGCGTGACCATCTCTGCGGCGACCGAGCAGGACGCCGAGCAGATTTTCAGGCTGCAGTACCTGTGCTTCCAGACGGAGGCTGCGCTGTACGGGAACTACCGCATCGACCCGCTCGTCCAAACCCTCGACTCGGTCCGCGAGGAGGTCGCCCGGGACTGCGTCTTCGTGGCCCGGCTCGGCGAGGAGGTCGTCGGCTCGGTCCGCGGCTCGGTCACCGAGGACGGCGCGGCCGCGATCGGCAAGCTCTGCGTCCACCCCCGCCTCCAGGGCCACGGCATCGGTGCCCGCCTCCTCCGGGCGGCCGAATCGGCCCTGGCCGACCAGCACGGCGCGACCCGCTTCCGCCTCCACACGGGCCACCGCAGCGAGGGCAACCTCCGCCTCTACCGCAAGGTGGGCTACGAAACGGTGGGCACGTCCCAGGGCGCGGACGGCATCCCCATGATCGTCCTGGAGAAGCCGGCCGGCACCTACGCGGCGACAGCGTGA
- a CDS encoding sigma-70 family RNA polymerase sigma factor yields the protein MTHDLVTSLRPLLTAEASAEAYAAGAEPGDLEQAVWLRLLERLDAEGPPRNPQEWLRRAVRSEARRSRRTRRLERPYAVEPADDPGRDPEQLALAAARGRALREAVRRLPGRCPRLMEALLSPEDLTYREIAGELGISQGSLGPERSRCLGCLRRLLAPEVAAR from the coding sequence ATGACGCACGACCTGGTCACCTCCCTGCGCCCGCTGCTCACGGCCGAGGCCTCCGCGGAGGCATATGCCGCCGGAGCCGAGCCGGGGGACCTGGAGCAGGCGGTCTGGCTCCGCCTGCTGGAGCGTCTCGACGCCGAGGGGCCGCCGCGGAACCCCCAGGAATGGCTCCGCCGGGCCGTCCGCTCCGAGGCCCGCCGCAGCCGCCGCACGCGCCGACTCGAACGGCCGTACGCCGTCGAACCGGCCGACGACCCCGGCCGCGACCCCGAGCAGCTCGCCCTCGCCGCCGCCCGCGGCCGTGCCCTGCGCGAGGCCGTACGCCGCCTCCCCGGCCGCTGCCCCCGGCTCATGGAGGCCCTGCTCTCGCCCGAGGACCTGACATACCGGGAAATCGCAGGGGAGTTGGGTATCTCACAGGGGAGTCTTGGTCCGGAACGTTCCAGATGCCTGGGATGTCTGCGCAGATTGCTCGCACCGGAGGTTGCGGCCCGCTGA
- a CDS encoding glycerophosphodiester phosphodiesterase, translated as MGTQESNEETGRTGRRALLGAAVLGAGGAVLGMTGTARADAPRHGGGVPGHGGGVKSLPKPTIVGHRGASGYRPEHTLGSYQLALDMGADIVEAGDLVPTKDGHLVCRHEPEIGGTTDVADHPEFADRKKTKLLDGVSTTGWFTEDFTLAELKTLRAIERIPANRPHNTLYNGHWEIPTFEEVLKWQDEQSRERGKQVWIYPELKHPTYFRKQGLPLEERVAKLLRKYRKDRRTSPVILQSFEPTSIERLNKLVDNPLVVLLSSADSRPWDFVENGDPRTVADLVKPAGLREIASYAQGIGPTLDLIIPRDARGNLTQPTTLVQDAHRVGLILHPWTLRNENPFLPANFRKGTDPDAYGDVFGAYRAYFATGIDGVFTDQPDTGLLAREAFLAG; from the coding sequence ATGGGAACGCAGGAGTCGAACGAGGAAACGGGCCGGACCGGACGGCGGGCCCTGCTCGGCGCGGCGGTGCTCGGCGCCGGCGGAGCGGTCCTCGGCATGACCGGCACGGCCAGAGCCGACGCGCCACGCCACGGCGGCGGAGTCCCCGGGCACGGCGGTGGTGTGAAGAGCCTGCCCAAGCCGACGATCGTGGGGCACCGCGGGGCCAGCGGCTACCGCCCGGAGCACACCCTCGGCTCCTACCAGCTGGCCCTCGACATGGGCGCCGACATCGTCGAGGCGGGCGACCTCGTCCCGACCAAGGACGGGCACCTGGTCTGCCGCCACGAGCCGGAGATCGGCGGCACCACCGACGTGGCCGACCACCCCGAGTTCGCCGACCGCAAGAAGACCAAGCTGCTCGACGGCGTCTCCACCACCGGCTGGTTCACCGAGGACTTCACGCTCGCCGAGCTGAAGACCCTGCGGGCGATCGAGCGCATCCCGGCCAACCGCCCCCACAACACGCTCTACAACGGCCACTGGGAGATCCCCACCTTCGAAGAGGTCCTGAAGTGGCAGGACGAGCAGAGCCGTGAGCGCGGCAAGCAGGTGTGGATCTACCCCGAACTCAAGCACCCCACCTACTTCCGCAAGCAGGGCCTCCCCCTGGAGGAGCGCGTCGCCAAGCTGCTGCGCAAGTACCGCAAGGACCGGCGTACCTCCCCGGTCATCCTGCAGTCCTTCGAGCCGACCAGCATCGAGCGCCTGAACAAGCTCGTCGACAACCCCCTGGTCGTCCTGCTGTCCTCGGCGGACAGCCGCCCCTGGGACTTCGTCGAGAACGGCGACCCGCGCACGGTCGCGGACCTGGTCAAGCCGGCCGGCCTGCGGGAGATCGCCTCCTACGCGCAGGGCATCGGCCCGACCCTCGACCTGATCATCCCGCGGGACGCCAGGGGCAACCTCACCCAGCCGACCACGCTCGTCCAGGACGCCCACCGGGTGGGGCTGATCCTGCATCCCTGGACCCTGCGCAACGAGAACCCCTTCCTGCCCGCGAACTTCCGCAAGGGCACGGACCCGGACGCCTACGGCGACGTCTTCGGCGCGTACCGGGCCTACTTCGCGACCGGCATCGACGGCGTCTTCACCGACCAGCCCGACACCGGCCTGCTGGCCCGGGAGGCCTTCCTCGCCGGCTGA
- a CDS encoding lysophospholipid acyltransferase family protein: protein MSRFALIKAVLGPIMRLMFRPQVEGAEHIPGHGPVILAGNHLTFIDSMILPLVCDRQVFFIGKDEYVTGKGLKGRLMAWFFTGVGMIPVDRDGGRGGVAALMTGRRVLEEGRVFGIYPEGTRSPDGRLYRGRTGIARLTLMTGAPVVPFAMIGTDKLQPGGAGLPRPGKVTVRFGEAMEFSRYEGMDRDRYVLRAVTDSVMAEVMRLSGQEYVDMYASKAKEAA, encoded by the coding sequence TTGTCCCGCTTCGCGCTCATCAAGGCAGTGCTCGGCCCGATCATGCGCCTGATGTTCCGCCCACAGGTGGAGGGCGCGGAGCACATTCCCGGGCATGGCCCGGTCATCCTGGCCGGCAACCACCTGACGTTCATCGACTCGATGATCCTGCCGCTGGTCTGCGACCGGCAGGTCTTCTTCATCGGCAAGGACGAGTACGTGACCGGGAAGGGGCTCAAGGGCCGGCTGATGGCCTGGTTCTTCACCGGTGTCGGCATGATCCCGGTGGACCGCGACGGCGGCCGGGGCGGTGTCGCCGCGCTGATGACCGGGCGGCGGGTGCTGGAGGAAGGCCGCGTGTTCGGGATCTACCCGGAGGGCACGCGGTCGCCCGACGGGCGGCTGTACCGGGGCCGGACGGGTATCGCCCGGCTGACCCTGATGACGGGTGCGCCGGTGGTGCCGTTCGCCATGATCGGAACGGACAAGCTCCAGCCGGGCGGGGCGGGTCTGCCCCGGCCGGGCAAGGTCACCGTGCGGTTCGGTGAGGCGATGGAGTTCTCCCGGTACGAGGGGATGGACCGCGACCGCTATGTGCTGCGGGCCGTGACGGACTCGGTGATGGCCGAGGTCATGCGGTTGTCCGGGCAGGAGTACGTGGACATGTACGCGAGCAAGGCGAAAGAGGCCGCGTAG
- a CDS encoding MFS transporter, with protein MTSTLRPASTTEAVRRPGRWLALGVLVLAVLLVAVDATVLGLATPYISEDLKPTGTQLLWIGDVYSFVIAGLLVSMGSLGDRIGRKRILLVGATAFGAISVLNAYATTPETMIVARALLGVAGATLMPATLALIRNLFHDPRERSLAVGIWGATASAGTAVGPIVGGFLLEHFWWGSVFLINLPVMAVLVLVGIRLLPESRTANPGPWDLVSVVLSLVGMIGIVYAVKEAATHGFAWSILGAGLLGAAALYGFVRRQLSLPAPLLDMRLFRNRGFSGAVLADLLTILGLSGLVFFLSQYLQLVQGRRPFEAGLAELPAAIGAVVAGLVAGRAARRFSVRAVVSGGLAAIGLALAALTVIGQSTGYPLLGAALLVVGVGAGFSFTVTADVILSSVPKEQAGAASAVSETAYELGAALGIAVLGSIVTGVYRDFTGPAGTPAAAHESLGGAVEAAAGMPAHTAATMLDAARTAFVDGLALAAGVGAAVLLAAAVAAWFLLRGQRLESGGAEDP; from the coding sequence ATGACCAGCACCCTGCGGCCGGCGTCGACGACCGAGGCGGTGCGGCGCCCGGGCCGCTGGCTCGCGCTCGGCGTGCTCGTGCTCGCCGTGCTGCTGGTGGCCGTCGACGCGACCGTCCTCGGCCTCGCCACCCCCTACATCAGCGAGGACCTGAAGCCCACGGGCACGCAGCTGCTGTGGATCGGCGACGTCTACTCGTTCGTCATCGCCGGTCTGCTCGTCTCCATGGGCAGCCTCGGCGACCGGATCGGCCGCAAGCGGATCCTGCTCGTCGGCGCCACGGCGTTCGGCGCGATATCCGTGCTCAACGCCTACGCCACCACCCCCGAGACGATGATCGTCGCCCGGGCGCTGCTCGGTGTCGCCGGCGCGACCCTGATGCCGGCCACGCTCGCCCTGATCCGCAACCTCTTCCACGACCCGCGCGAGCGCAGTCTCGCCGTCGGCATCTGGGGCGCCACCGCCTCCGCCGGCACGGCCGTCGGCCCGATCGTCGGCGGGTTCCTGCTGGAGCACTTCTGGTGGGGGTCGGTCTTCCTCATCAACCTGCCCGTGATGGCCGTGCTGGTCCTCGTCGGGATCAGACTGCTGCCCGAGTCGCGCACCGCGAACCCCGGCCCCTGGGACCTGGTCAGCGTGGTGCTGTCGCTGGTCGGCATGATCGGCATCGTGTACGCCGTCAAGGAGGCGGCGACCCACGGCTTCGCCTGGAGCATCCTGGGCGCCGGTCTGCTGGGCGCGGCGGCTCTCTACGGCTTCGTCCGCCGTCAGCTGTCGCTCCCCGCGCCGCTGCTGGACATGCGCCTGTTCCGCAACCGCGGCTTCAGCGGCGCGGTGCTCGCCGACCTGCTCACCATCCTCGGCCTGTCCGGGCTGGTGTTCTTCCTCTCGCAGTACCTGCAACTCGTCCAGGGAAGGCGCCCGTTCGAGGCGGGGCTGGCCGAACTGCCCGCCGCGATCGGCGCGGTGGTGGCCGGTCTGGTCGCGGGGCGCGCGGCCCGCCGCTTCTCCGTGCGGGCCGTCGTCTCGGGCGGCCTCGCGGCGATCGGCCTCGCGCTGGCCGCGCTCACGGTGATCGGCCAGTCCACCGGCTACCCGCTGCTCGGCGCGGCACTGCTCGTGGTCGGCGTCGGCGCCGGCTTCTCGTTCACCGTGACCGCCGACGTGATCCTGTCCAGCGTGCCCAAGGAGCAGGCGGGCGCCGCGTCCGCCGTGTCCGAGACGGCGTACGAACTCGGCGCCGCCCTCGGCATCGCCGTGCTCGGCTCGATCGTGACCGGCGTCTACCGTGACTTCACCGGCCCCGCGGGCACCCCGGCCGCGGCCCACGAGTCGCTGGGCGGCGCCGTCGAGGCCGCCGCGGGCATGCCCGCGCACACCGCCGCGACCATGCTGGACGCCGCCCGCACGGCCTTCGTCGACGGTCTGGCCCTCGCCGCGGGCGTGGGGGCGGCGGTGCTGCTCGCCGCGGCGGTGGCGGCGTGGTTCCTGCTGCGGGGGCAGCGGCTGGAGAGCGGCGGGGCGGAAGACCCGTAG
- a CDS encoding TetR/AcrR family transcriptional regulator, translating into MAVDPDHVLRAAAALLTRKSTATMDEVAKAAGISRATLHRHFAGRDALVRALESLGIEECQAALDAARLDEGTASEAVRRLVAAVEPVAGLLAFLYTENQLFEGEEQNAGWTRLDDRISALFRRGQLSGEFRIDLTPAWLTEALYGLLASGAWMVQSGKGAPKDFQHMIVELLLGGALRREES; encoded by the coding sequence ATGGCTGTCGATCCTGACCACGTGCTGCGCGCCGCCGCGGCCCTGCTGACCCGCAAATCCACCGCGACCATGGACGAGGTCGCCAAGGCCGCCGGGATCAGCCGCGCCACACTGCACCGGCACTTCGCCGGGCGGGACGCCCTCGTCCGTGCCCTGGAGTCGCTGGGCATCGAGGAGTGCCAGGCCGCGCTGGACGCCGCCCGGCTCGACGAGGGCACGGCGAGCGAGGCCGTACGCCGGCTCGTCGCGGCCGTCGAGCCCGTCGCCGGACTCCTCGCGTTCCTCTACACCGAGAACCAGCTGTTCGAGGGCGAGGAGCAGAACGCCGGCTGGACCCGGCTCGACGACCGGATCTCCGCCCTGTTCCGGCGCGGCCAGCTCAGCGGCGAGTTCCGCATCGACCTCACACCCGCCTGGCTCACCGAGGCGCTGTACGGCCTGCTGGCCTCCGGCGCCTGGATGGTGCAGAGCGGCAAGGGCGCCCCCAAGGACTTCCAGCACATGATCGTCGAGCTGCTGCTCGGCGGCGCGCTCAGGAGAGAGGAATCATGA
- a CDS encoding IS630 family transposase, which translates to MSRPGPKIPPLSVTDAQRAVLEGWLRRRTTAQALAQRSRIVLECAEGHSIMEVSRRLRITPDTVRTWRRRFLERGLDGLCDDPRPGVPRKITDADVERVIVKTLEETPRNATHWSTRSMAAATGMSQSTVSRIWRAFALAPHRSQTFKLSTDPLFIDKVRDVVGLYLDPPEKALVLCVDEKSQIQALDRSQPVLPMVPGVPERRGHDYVRAGTTTLFAALEVASGKVIGSLHRRHRAAEFKKFLTKLDKEVPADLQVHLILDNYATHKTPDIKRWLLAHPRFHLHFTPTSASWLNLVERWFAELTQKKLKRGVHRSVQALERDIRAWLADWNEHPRPFIWTKTADEILGKVAAYCRRISDSDH; encoded by the coding sequence ATGAGTCGTCCGGGTCCGAAGATTCCGCCGTTGTCGGTCACTGATGCCCAACGGGCGGTGCTGGAGGGCTGGTTACGTCGCCGTACGACGGCTCAGGCTCTGGCCCAGCGGTCGCGGATCGTGCTGGAGTGCGCCGAGGGCCACTCGATCATGGAGGTGTCCCGCCGGTTGCGGATCACTCCGGACACGGTCCGCACCTGGCGGCGCCGGTTTCTCGAACGCGGCCTGGACGGCTTGTGCGACGATCCGCGGCCCGGTGTCCCCCGGAAGATCACCGACGCCGACGTCGAGCGGGTCATCGTCAAGACGCTCGAGGAGACACCGAGGAACGCCACCCACTGGTCGACCAGGTCGATGGCTGCGGCCACGGGAATGTCGCAGTCGACGGTCTCGCGGATCTGGCGGGCGTTCGCCCTGGCCCCGCACCGGTCACAGACGTTCAAGCTGTCCACCGACCCGCTGTTCATCGACAAGGTCCGCGACGTCGTCGGCCTCTATCTCGATCCGCCGGAGAAGGCCCTCGTGCTCTGCGTGGACGAGAAGTCCCAGATCCAGGCCCTGGACCGTTCCCAGCCAGTTCTGCCGATGGTGCCCGGTGTTCCCGAACGCCGCGGCCACGACTACGTCCGGGCCGGCACCACAACCCTCTTCGCCGCCCTCGAGGTGGCCAGCGGCAAGGTCATCGGCTCCCTTCACCGCCGTCACCGGGCGGCGGAGTTCAAGAAGTTCCTCACGAAGCTGGACAAGGAAGTCCCGGCCGACCTGCAGGTTCATCTGATCCTGGACAACTACGCGACCCACAAGACGCCCGACATCAAGCGGTGGCTGCTCGCCCACCCACGCTTCCACCTGCACTTCACGCCGACGAGCGCGTCCTGGCTGAACCTGGTCGAGCGGTGGTTCGCCGAGCTGACCCAGAAGAAGCTCAAGCGCGGCGTCCACCGCTCCGTCCAAGCCCTCGAACGCGACATCCGGGCCTGGCTCGCCGACTGGAACGAACACCCCAGACCCTTCATCTGGACGAAGACAGCCGACGAGATCCTCGGCAAAGTCGCCGCCTACTGCCGACGAATCTCTGACTCAGATCACTAG
- a CDS encoding aldo/keto reductase — MPFARLAAATTPTCHIGLGLAAVGRPGYINLGRDEDLPPERTVDALRERTHELLDAAYAQGVRYFDAARSYGRSEEFLADWLKDRPGLDDIVIGSKWGYTYTADWSTDAETHEVKDHTLATYERQRAETDALLGDRLDLYQIHSVTPDSPALTDKELHAKLAEAAAQGLTIGFSTSGPAQADAIRAALAVTVDGEPLFRTVQSTYNALETSAAPALAEAHDAGLTVIVKEGMANGRLAGPHAPDVLKELAEQTGLGCDAVALAVILRQPWAGVVLSGAATTNQLASNLHAAVVDLDDDQLTRLATLVEEPRAYWERRGQLPWH, encoded by the coding sequence ATGCCCTTCGCCCGCCTGGCCGCAGCAACAACACCCACCTGCCACATCGGCCTTGGCCTCGCCGCCGTCGGGCGCCCCGGCTACATCAACCTCGGCCGGGACGAGGACCTTCCTCCAGAGCGCACGGTCGATGCCCTGCGGGAGCGCACCCACGAACTCCTCGACGCCGCCTACGCCCAGGGCGTCCGCTACTTCGACGCCGCCCGCTCCTACGGCCGCTCCGAGGAGTTCCTCGCCGACTGGCTCAAGGACAGGCCGGGCCTCGACGACATCGTCATCGGCAGCAAGTGGGGCTACACCTACACCGCCGACTGGTCCACCGACGCCGAGACGCACGAGGTCAAGGACCACACCCTCGCCACCTACGAACGGCAGCGCGCCGAGACCGACGCCCTGCTCGGCGACCGCCTCGACCTCTACCAGATCCACTCGGTGACCCCGGACAGCCCGGCCCTCACCGACAAGGAACTGCACGCGAAGCTCGCCGAAGCCGCCGCCCAGGGCCTCACCATCGGCTTCTCCACCAGCGGCCCCGCCCAGGCGGACGCGATCCGGGCCGCCCTCGCGGTGACGGTCGACGGCGAACCCCTCTTCCGTACCGTGCAGTCCACCTACAACGCGCTGGAGACCTCCGCCGCCCCCGCCCTCGCCGAGGCGCACGACGCAGGGCTCACCGTGATCGTCAAGGAGGGCATGGCCAACGGCCGCCTCGCCGGGCCGCACGCCCCGGACGTCCTCAAGGAGCTCGCCGAGCAGACCGGACTGGGCTGCGACGCCGTCGCCCTGGCCGTCATCCTGCGCCAGCCCTGGGCCGGTGTCGTCCTCTCCGGCGCCGCCACCACCAACCAGCTCGCCTCGAACCTGCACGCCGCCGTCGTCGACCTCGACGACGACCAGCTGACCCGCCTCGCCACGCTCGTCGAGGAGCCACGCGCGTACTGGGAGCGCCGCGGACAGCTGCCCTGGCACTAG